One region of Quercus lobata isolate SW786 chromosome 2, ValleyOak3.0 Primary Assembly, whole genome shotgun sequence genomic DNA includes:
- the LOC115975859 gene encoding uncharacterized protein LOC115975859 produces the protein MGSPLQPKTRVAFVLIDGLGDVSLPRLGFKTPLQAAKVPNLDAIASAGVNGLMDPVEVGLGCGSDTAHLSLLGYDPRVYYRGRGAFESMGAGLAMSPGDIAFKSNFATLDEKTGIVTSRRADRHFEEEGPVLCAALDGMKLPSFPQYEVRVRYATEHRCGVVVKGPRLSGNISGTDPLKDNRLLLQVEALDDTDEARHTAVVVNELSKEMSKILISHPLNAKRVAEGKNVANVVLLRGCGIRLEVPPFEKRHGLWPCMVAPTKIIAGLGLSLAIDILDAPGATGDYRTLLTSKATAIAKALSAPLQSCPSAFVPGEDENKPGRSDGYDFGFLHIKAIDDAGHDKASILKVKGLEAVDRAIGQLARLLWEAESTGKFRYFLCVTGDHSTPVEYGDHSFETVPFAMCRLKDFVSAVGGESIILGTSLDPFPLPATEVHDDLTDDVGIEQERSKQLQAYNGDSVCEFNEIAAARGCLGRFPGGEMMGIIKKFLKLDA, from the exons ATGGGTAGTCCGCTGCAACCTAAGACAAGAGTAGCGTTTGTGCTGATTGATGGGTTGGGTGACGTGTCACTGCCAAGGCTTGGATTCAAGACTCCTCTGCAGGCAGCCAAAGTGCCCAATTTGGATGCCATTGCATCTGCTGGAGTTAATGGCCTTATGGACCCTGTTGAAGTAGGCTTGGGTTGTGGGAGTGACACTGCTCACCTCTCTTTATTGGGTTATGACCCAAGAGTGTATTATCGGGGTCGAGGTGCTTTTGAGTCCATGGGTGCTGGTTTGGCAATGTCTCCTGGTGATATTGCATTTAAG TCAAATTTTGCAACCTTGGATGAGAAAACGGGAATAGTCACAAGTAGGAGGGCTGACAGGCACTTTGAAGAAGAAGGGCCCGTACTCTGTGCAGCATTAGATGGAATGAAGCTGCCGTCTTTTCCTCAATACGAAGTTAGAGTCAG GTATGCAACAGAGCATAGATGTGGAGTGGTTGTCAAAGGACCAAGATTAAGCGGAAATATATCAGGGACAGACCCGTTAAAGGACAACCGCTTACTTTTGCAAGTTGAAGCTCTAGATGATACTGATGAAGCAAGGCACACAGCTGTAGTTGTTAATGAGTTATCCAAGGAAATGTCCAAAATTCTGATTTCTCATCCATTAAATGCAAAGCGGGTTGCAGAAGGGAAGAATGTAGCTAATGTTGTCCTTCTACGGGGTTGTGGTATTCGACTTGAG GTTCCTCCCTTTGAAAAAAGGCATGGATTGTGGCCATGCATGGTAGCTCCCACCAAAATTATTGCTGGCCTGGGCTTGTCTCTTGCTATTGATATCCTTGATGCCCCTGGAGCAACTGGAGACTATCGAACACTTTTAACTTCCAAAGCAACTGCAATAGCTAAGGCACTCTCAGCTCCTTTGCAGTCTTGCCCCTCTGCTTTTGTACCTGGGGAGGATGAAAACAAACCTGGTCGATCAGATGGCTATGATTTTGGGTTTCTTCACATCAAG GCAATAGATGATGCAGGTCATGACAAGGCAAGCATTTTGAAAGTCAAAGGGCTGGAAGCTGTAGATCGAGCTATAGGACAGTTGGCTAGGCTCCTCTGGGAGGCAGAATCAACTGGAAAATTTCGTTACTTTCTTTGCGTTACTGGAGACCACTCAACTCCAGTTGAATATGGAGACCACAGCTTTGAAACAGTTCCATTTGCAATGTGTCGGTTGAAAGACTTTGTGAGTGCAGTAGGTGGGGAGTCCATCATTTTGGGAACTTCTCTTGATCCATTTCCTCTTCCAGCTACTGAAGTTCATGATGACCTAACAGATGATGTGGGAATTGAACAAGAGAGAAGCAAACAGCTTCAAGCTTATAATGGTGATTCAGTTTGTGAGTTTAACGAGATTGCAGCAGCGAGGGGTTGTCTTGGGCGTTTTCCAGGAGGAGAGATGATGGGAATTATAAAGAAATTTCTTAAATTAGATGCATGA